Part of the Spirochaetia bacterium 38H-sp genome, AGAAGAATCAGAGTTCTCATCAGATTGAACATCATGGGAATCATCGTAGTAAACATCAGAATTATTATCAGAATCAGCCTGCAAAAAACCAGCTGCGTCATAAACATCAGGAACAGAAATACATGAAACAACACTAAAAATAAGCAATACAGAAAAGAATAACTTAAAAGACTTAGCCATACCCGCCCCCTAAAAATATTACTTAATAAAAAATATAATGCAAAATAAGAAAAATATATAGACGGATATCCAAATAACAAAAGATATTTGATTAATAACTTATAAAACTCGGATATCAAAAGCCCAAAGCAGCAGAAGAAGCCATAGAATCACAAAGCTCATTCCATTTGTTGCCAGCATGCCCTTCTACCCAGCACCAATCGAGAGAAAAAAGAGAAGAAAGCTCCAGAAGAGAAATCCATAAATCCTTATTCTTAACCGGTTTTTTGGCAGAAGTCTTCCATCCATTAGCCTGCCAGGACACAATCCACTCTGTAATCCCTTTTTTTACATATTCAGAATCAGTATAAAGCACAACAGAACCCGTATAAGCCCTTGACTTTAAAAAAGACAAAGCTTCAATCACAGCAGAAAGCTCCATCCTATTGTTGGTAGTATCTTCAACACGACCGAAAGCAGAAAACCCCTTATCACCGTCAATCACAACATATGCCCATCCACCCGGACCAGGATTTCCCTTACAGGCACCGTCTGTATAAACCTTTATCACAATCCCCTCCCCTTACTGCAGAATACAGTCATATCATTTATAAGATAGTTATCTACTATAAAACAATATGGAAAATGAGAGGAAGCAAGCCCCCTTACCTTTTCCCTGTTATAATAAAAATACTCATACTCTTTATCTACAGAAGAATCAGAAAGCATAGAACACACAACAAAAGAAGATGAGAGAGAATAAAATACCTCAAAAGCCTTATCCAGAAAAGCATAATTGTCATCAACTCTCAGATTAAAAACCCCGCAGGAATAAACC contains:
- the rnhA gene encoding ribonuclease HI, with product MIKVYTDGACKGNPGPGGWAYVVIDGDKGFSAFGRVEDTTNNRMELSAVIEALSFLKSRAYTGSVVLYTDSEYVKKGITEWIVSWQANGWKTSAKKPVKNKDLWISLLELSSLFSLDWCWVEGHAGNKWNELCDSMASSAALGF